Proteins from a genomic interval of Gadus morhua chromosome 21, gadMor3.0, whole genome shotgun sequence:
- the LOC115534285 gene encoding E3 ubiquitin-protein ligase TRIM39-like, with protein sequence MASANTSWPEENFSCSICLDVFSSPVSTPCGHNFCRTCITKFWDEQVKYKCPVCNELFNTRPDLRVNILFSEMVEWFGTSVRVKEQPCVGPAEVPCDVCTGTQLKAVKSCLVCLISYCQTHLEPHQRVAGLKKHRLVEPMDRLDDRMCKKHDRLLELFCKTEQVCVCLFCTETDHKSHPVIPLKEEYEVKTAQLGKIEAEVKQLIQERQKNIQEIKDAVKRIKADSDREIADGVQVLTALMRRIEKCQDDLNQMVKEKLKSTVKQAEDLIKELEQEIEDLTNRSSEVKLLSHTKDHLHLLQTFRSLKDPPPPRDWTTVEVRPPSYVGTLRRSLDQLEETLNMEMKKLRDAELKMVQQYEVDVTLDPDTAHPRLILSEDGKQVHDGGVWKELPDNPKRFTRWGGVLTRQSFSSGRFYFEVQVKDKTESWLGVARESIDRKCLILLTPETGYWTLLYYKDVLVFRDDPSVRVPLRAELQKVGVFVDYDEGLVSFYDVEARVHLYSATGCTFGEPLYPILHPGPREHKGNNSAPLIISPVNQTD encoded by the coding sequence atggcctctgctaacacctCCTGgcctgaagagaacttttcatgttccatctgtctggatgtgttcagcagcccagtttccacaccatgtggacacaacttctgcagaacctgtattactaagttctgggatgaacaagtcaagtacaaatgtcccgtttgcaacgagcttttcaacacaagacctgatttacgggtCAATATCCTCTTTTCAGAGATGGTTGAATGGTTTGGAACGTCggtacgagtaaaagagcagccttgtgttggaccagcagaagttccctgtgacgtctgtactgggacccagctgaaggccgtgaagtcctgcctagtgtgtctaatctcttactgccaaacccacctggagccacaccaGAGAGTCGCAGgtctgaagaaacatcggctggtcgagcctatggaccgtctggacgacaggatgtgtaagaaacacgacagacttctggagctcttctgcaagactgaacaggtgtgtgtgtgtctgttctgcacagagacggaccacaagtcccatcctgttatacctctaaaggaggaatatgaagtgaagacggcccagctggggaagatagaggctgaagttaagcagttgatccaggagagacaaaaaaatattcaggagattaaagacGCAGTTAAACGCATCAAAGcagactcagacagagagatagctgatggtgtgcaggtcctcactgctctgatgcgccgcattgaaaagtgccaggatgatctcaaccaaatggttaaagagaaactgaaatccacagtgaaacaagctgaagacctcatcaaagagctggagcaggaaatagaagatctgaccaatagaagttcagaggtgaagctgctctcacacacaaaagaccacctccacttgctccagaccttcagatctctgaaggatcctccaccccccagggactggaccacggtggaggtccgtcctccgtcatacgtagggacattgaggagatccctggatcagctggaggagacactgaacatggagatgaagaagctgcgtgatgctgaactgaagatggtccagcagtatgaagtggatgtgactctggatcctgatacagctcatccccgtctcatcctgtctgaggatgggaaacaggtacatgatggaggtgtgtggaaggaactcccagacaaccccaAGAGATTTACACGGTGGGGAggtgttctcacgaggcagagcttctcctcagggagattttactttgaggtccaggttaaagacaagactgaatcgtggttaggagtggccagagagtctaTCGACAGAAAATGTCTGATACTGttgacccctgagacgggttactggactcttctcTACTACAAGGATGTGTTGGTATTTAGAGATGACCCTTCTGTCCGtgtccctctgagagctgagctccagaaggtgggggtgtttgttgattatgatgagggtctggtctccttctacgatgtggaagccagggttcatctctactctgctactggctgcaccttcggtgagcctctctatccaatcctccACCCAGGTCCCCGTGAACACAAAGGTAACAACTccgcccccctgatcatctcacctgtcaatcaaacagactag